One genomic segment of Phalacrocorax carbo chromosome Z, bPhaCar2.1, whole genome shotgun sequence includes these proteins:
- the FOXE1 gene encoding forkhead box protein E1 yields the protein MTAESRLPPGPPPPPPLKGDAAPPGEEEAAAAAAAGVRGGRRRRKRPAERGKPPYSYIALIAMAIGQAPERRLTLGGIYRFITERFPFYRDSPRKWQNSIRHNLTLNDCFVKVPREPGRPGKGNYWTLDPHARDMFESGSFLRRRKRFKRSDLSTYPAFLAERPAAPCRLFPLSAPPPAADLPPAPAASCAFAAAAASYPAQGCAAAALPHAYAPLPTAPGPYAPAGPGPLYAPSGRIVLPASPPAPAGLYGSRSPAPYPPLPHAYGTEGQLSAADPGPRHGAYPGGPDRFVPVL from the coding sequence ATGACCGCCGAGAGCCGGCTGCCGccgggccccccgccgccgccaccgttGAAGGGGGACGCGGCGCCtccgggggaggaggaggcggcggcggcggcggcggcgggggtgcggggcgggaggcggcggcgcaAACGTCCGGCGGAGCGGGGCAAGCCGCCCTACAGCTACATCGCCCTCATCGCAATGGCCATCGGGCAGGCGCCTGAGCGGCGGCTGACGCTGGGCGGCATCTACCGCTTCATCACCGAGCGCTTCCCCTTCTACCGCGACAGCCCCCGCAAGTGGCAGAACAGCATCCGCCACAACCTCACCCTCAACGACTGCTTCGTCAAGGTGCCGCGGGAGCCCGGCCGCCCCGGCAAGGGCAATTACTGGACGCTGGACCCCCATGCCCGCGACATGTTCGAGAGCGGCTCCTTCCTCCGCCGCAGGAAGCGCTTCAAGCGCAGCGACCTCTCCACCTACCCGGCCTTCCTCGCCGAGCGCCCCGCCGCGCCCTGCCGCCTCTTCCCGCTgtccgccccgccgcccgccgccgacttgcccccggcccccgccgcctcctgcgccttcgccgccgccgccgcctcctaCCCGGCGCAGGGCTGCGCTGCTGCCGCTCTGCCCCATGCCTATGCCCCTCTGcccaccgcccccgggcccTACGCGCCGGCCGGCCCCGGGCCGCTGTACGCGCCGTCGGGGCGCATCGTGCTGCCCGcctcgccgcccgcccccgccgggctCTACGGTAGCCGCTCCCCCGCGCCCTACCCGCCGCTGCCCCACGCCTACGGCACCGAAGGGCAGCTGAGCGCCGCCGATCCCGGACCGCGGCACGGAGCCTACCCCGGCGGCCCTGACAGGTTCGTCCCGGTGCTCTGA